From a region of the Candidatus Azobacteroides pseudotrichonymphae genomovar. CFP2 genome:
- the def gene encoding peptide deformylase: MILPIYLYGHPMLNKKTQDIPLDYPRLGDLLNNMFETMYNAEGVGIAAPQIGVEYRVFIVDLSLYAGRGIDYNNFKKVFINPQVIERIGNKISIQEGCLSIPNICEKVIRNDKIRIKYFNENLQLQDDIFVDYPARVIQHEYDHLNGILFTNYIVGIRKQMIRNKLDKIMNGKIECSYRTVRFFK, translated from the coding sequence ATGATACTTCCAATTTACTTATACGGTCATCCTATGCTGAATAAAAAGACACAGGATATTCCTTTGGATTATCCTCGTTTAGGAGATTTATTAAACAATATGTTTGAAACCATGTACAATGCGGAAGGAGTCGGTATCGCCGCACCCCAAATTGGGGTTGAATACCGAGTCTTCATAGTAGATTTGAGTCTCTATGCAGGGAGAGGCATCGATTATAACAATTTTAAAAAGGTCTTTATCAACCCGCAAGTAATAGAAAGGATTGGCAACAAGATTTCTATACAAGAGGGTTGTCTTTCAATTCCAAATATTTGCGAAAAAGTAATACGGAATGATAAAATAAGAATAAAATATTTTAATGAAAATCTTCAATTACAAGACGATATTTTTGTGGATTATCCAGCACGTGTTATTCAGCATGAGTATGATCATTTGAATGGTATTCTTTTTACCAATTATATTGTAGGTATTCGTAAACAAATGATCCGCAATAAGTTAGATAAAATTATGAATGGAAAAATTGAATGTTCCTATCGGACGGTAAGGTTTTTTAAATAA
- the ruvX gene encoding Holliday junction resolvase RuvX, producing the protein MGRIVAIDYGEKRTGFAISDPLKMIVSSFVTVLSRKAVMYLKNCTENYDIELFVLGEPRQMDYTPSENMPRVEKFKRNLRRVIPSIDVQMVDERFTSVLAHRIMIEGGVKKIKRQDKGLVDRLSAAILLQTYLEFLRK; encoded by the coding sequence ATGGGTCGAATAGTCGCAATTGATTATGGAGAGAAACGAACAGGTTTTGCAATTTCTGATCCTTTGAAGATGATCGTGAGTTCTTTTGTTACTGTATTGAGTCGTAAAGCGGTTATGTATCTTAAAAATTGTACTGAAAATTATGATATAGAATTATTTGTACTAGGGGAACCTAGACAAATGGATTATACTCCTTCAGAAAATATGCCAAGAGTAGAAAAATTCAAAAGAAACTTGCGAAGAGTAATCCCATCTATTGATGTGCAAATGGTAGATGAACGATTCACTTCTGTTTTAGCTCATCGGATAATGATTGAGGGAGGGGTGAAAAAAATAAAAAGACAAGATAAGGGATTAGTAGATAGATTGAGTGCAGCTATCTTATTACAAACTTATTTGGAATTTTTGAGGAAATGA
- a CDS encoding Lrp/AsnC family transcriptional regulator, with protein MGKIEELDKKILKVISQNARISFRDVAEICEVSRAAVHQHIQKMMKLKLIVSSSYQIDPQLLGYSTCAFIGVKLERGSMYKDVFPELEKIPEVVECHFTTGPYTMLIKLYAKDNEQFMELLNSRIQEIPGVISTETLISLRQSFKRKIPII; from the coding sequence ATGGGAAAAATTGAGGAATTAGATAAAAAAATTCTGAAAGTTATTTCCCAGAATGCACGTATCTCATTCAGAGATGTAGCAGAAATCTGTGAGGTGTCTAGAGCGGCTGTTCATCAGCATATTCAAAAAATGATGAAATTGAAATTGATTGTCAGTTCTAGCTATCAAATTGACCCCCAACTTTTGGGCTATAGTACTTGTGCTTTTATTGGAGTAAAATTAGAGCGTGGATCTATGTATAAAGATGTGTTTCCTGAGTTGGAAAAAATTCCTGAAGTAGTAGAATGTCATTTTACAACAGGTCCTTACACTATGTTAATAAAATTGTACGCAAAAGATAACGAGCAGTTTATGGAATTGTTAAACAGTCGGATACAAGAGATTCCAGGTGTTATCTCTACAGAAACATTGATTTCTCTACGTCAGAGTTTCAAGCGAAAAATTCCGATTATTTAA
- a CDS encoding FKBP-type peptidyl-prolyl cis-trans isomerase, with product MRKLLNIYFYTIGHLAVLVNNKKKLLAIFCSLFFLLLVILAFALFFCKKQITKVNLRTNIDSVSYAQGVLYAYQVKDIFTQLKLDETNRTDFIRGFQEGFRINSKNKKENAFVVGKMIGYQIGTLFIPYFNERLFGDDSTQTMSRENLLAGYISTVKNDSSTLFTKEEARTYSVNTIESIRKNSTEKRYRNIRRENLDFLEKNKSNKGVIVLSSGLQYKVIKEKEGRKPMINDVVRIDYRGTNIKGEVFDSSIESGEPVEFSLNNKEVIEGWKEGIRLMSVGSKYIFYIPYYLAYGDQYKGDIIVPYSTLIFEVELREIVKKTKSNGKN from the coding sequence ATGAGAAAGTTATTAAATATCTATTTTTACACGATTGGACATTTGGCTGTCTTAGTTAATAATAAAAAGAAACTTCTGGCTATTTTTTGTTCTTTATTTTTTTTGTTATTGGTTATCTTGGCATTTGCATTATTTTTTTGTAAAAAGCAAATTACAAAAGTAAATCTGAGGACTAATATTGATTCGGTTTCTTATGCCCAAGGAGTCTTGTATGCCTATCAAGTGAAGGATATATTTACTCAATTGAAATTAGATGAAACAAATAGAACTGATTTTATCAGAGGTTTTCAGGAAGGTTTTCGAATAAACTCTAAAAATAAAAAAGAAAATGCTTTTGTAGTTGGTAAAATGATTGGGTATCAAATAGGGACGTTGTTTATACCATATTTTAATGAACGATTATTTGGTGATGACTCTACGCAAACCATGAGTAGGGAGAATTTGTTGGCTGGTTATATTTCCACTGTTAAAAATGATAGTAGTACTCTTTTTACTAAAGAAGAAGCTCGAACATATTCTGTGAATACCATTGAGAGTATAAGGAAAAATAGTACTGAGAAACGGTATAGGAATATAAGAAGAGAAAATTTGGATTTTCTTGAGAAAAATAAGTCTAACAAGGGGGTTATTGTATTGTCTAGTGGGTTACAATACAAAGTGATAAAAGAAAAAGAAGGGCGGAAGCCGATGATTAATGATGTGGTGAGGATAGATTATCGTGGAACGAATATTAAAGGTGAAGTTTTTGATAGTTCTATTGAAAGTGGTGAACCAGTAGAATTTTCATTAAATAATAAAGAAGTGATTGAAGGTTGGAAAGAAGGCATTCGATTGATGAGTGTAGGTTCTAAATATATTTTCTATATTCCTTATTATCTTGCTTACGGGGACCAATACAAAGGAGATATTATTGTTCCATATTCCACTCTTATTTTTGAAGTAGAATTACGTGAGATTGTAAAAAAGACTAAAAGCAATGGGAAAAATTGA
- the feoB gene encoding ferrous iron transport protein B encodes MRLSDLLPGQKGIIVKVRGRGYFRKRIMEMGFVYGQEVETIVKAPLQDPTQYKVMDYEVSLRESEAELIEVVTEGEINIYSQERHHHFDKVYDGYRRSFYHSLVTDSDKLLKIASEQRHIINVLLVGNPNSGKTSLFNVAAGKHERVGNYSGVTVNAKEGRIKYKDYIFNLVDLPGTYSLSTCSPEEVCVRKQIFESPPDVIINVVAASNLKRNLYLTTQLIDIDASMVIALNMYDELKKSGDIFDHEHLAEMIGCPIVPTVARLGRGIKELFDKVIEIYEGKSSIARHIHINYGTEIETEIQHIKDVICKEDILGRDISRRYLSIQLLEYDKIAEMTIQHSPNINEILAERDIRAQYIENDFRENTETVFANARYGFIRGALKETYQKGKNDRLRLTHLIDRIVMHKFWSYPIFFMLMFIMFECTFSFGRYPMKWIEWIINRMDEYVEIYMMDGALKELLVNGIIGGVGNVILFLPNIIILYLFISLMEDTGYMARAAFIMDKLMHKIGLHGKSFIPLVMGFGCNVPAIMNTRVIEGYSTRLITMLINPLISCSARLPIYILLIGAFSRNYGGLILFLLYVTGILLVVLMSLLFKKFLIKDENLPFVMELPPYRLPTWNAIRRHVWSRISQYLRKMGGIILIAAIVIWFLEYYPQNEKRNQYYERKITKLVLQAGSEEQISYIRMQQNEEQKRNSFIGCIGCFIEPLVRPLGFDWKIATCLISGIPAKEIIISTLGILYTNAKNGNSSLKQCLQMELDTNGNPVFSPSKTLSLLFFVLLYFPCIATIASIKNESGKWEWALFAVGYTTLLAWIISFVIYRVSSLF; translated from the coding sequence ATGAGATTATCAGATTTACTTCCTGGACAAAAGGGAATTATCGTTAAAGTTCGTGGGCGTGGATATTTCCGGAAACGAATTATGGAAATGGGGTTTGTGTATGGACAGGAGGTAGAAACGATTGTTAAAGCACCATTACAAGACCCAACGCAATACAAAGTGATGGATTATGAAGTTTCTCTCAGAGAGAGTGAAGCTGAATTAATAGAGGTAGTCACAGAAGGAGAAATCAATATATATTCGCAAGAAAGACATCATCATTTTGATAAAGTATATGATGGATACAGAAGGAGCTTCTACCATTCTTTAGTTACAGATTCTGATAAATTATTGAAAATAGCAAGTGAGCAAAGGCATATAATTAATGTGCTATTAGTTGGCAATCCCAATTCTGGTAAAACTTCGCTGTTTAATGTAGCAGCAGGGAAGCACGAGCGTGTTGGTAATTACAGTGGCGTTACAGTTAACGCTAAAGAAGGAAGGATCAAATATAAAGATTATATATTCAATCTTGTGGATTTGCCAGGAACGTATTCATTATCAACTTGTTCTCCCGAGGAGGTATGTGTTCGTAAACAGATTTTTGAATCTCCTCCGGATGTTATTATCAATGTAGTAGCAGCGTCTAATTTGAAACGAAATCTTTATTTAACTACTCAATTGATAGATATAGATGCTTCTATGGTTATTGCTTTGAATATGTATGATGAATTGAAAAAATCTGGAGATATATTTGATCACGAACATCTAGCAGAAATGATAGGGTGTCCGATTGTTCCGACTGTTGCCAGGTTAGGGAGAGGTATCAAAGAACTTTTTGATAAAGTCATAGAAATCTATGAAGGGAAAAGTTCTATTGCTCGGCATATTCATATTAATTATGGTACAGAGATAGAAACAGAAATTCAGCATATCAAAGATGTAATTTGTAAAGAAGATATTTTAGGTAGAGATATTTCACGTCGTTATTTGAGTATTCAGTTGTTGGAATATGACAAAATTGCAGAAATGACTATTCAACATTCCCCTAATATAAATGAGATATTAGCTGAACGCGATATTCGTGCTCAATATATTGAAAATGATTTTAGAGAAAATACTGAAACAGTTTTTGCAAATGCTCGTTATGGATTTATACGAGGCGCATTAAAGGAAACGTATCAAAAAGGGAAAAATGATCGACTGAGGCTAACTCATCTCATAGATAGGATAGTTATGCATAAGTTTTGGAGTTATCCTATATTTTTTATGTTAATGTTCATTATGTTTGAATGTACCTTTTCCTTTGGTAGATATCCGATGAAATGGATTGAGTGGATAATAAACAGAATGGATGAATATGTTGAGATCTATATGATGGATGGGGCTTTGAAAGAGTTGCTCGTCAATGGAATTATTGGAGGAGTTGGTAATGTTATTTTATTTCTTCCAAATATTATTATTCTATATCTTTTTATATCTCTCATGGAAGATACGGGTTATATGGCACGTGCTGCCTTTATTATGGATAAATTGATGCATAAAATAGGGTTGCACGGTAAATCATTTATTCCACTTGTCATGGGATTTGGATGTAATGTTCCAGCTATTATGAATACTAGAGTAATAGAAGGTTACAGTACACGCTTGATCACTATGTTGATTAATCCGTTAATATCTTGTTCGGCACGTTTGCCAATTTATATTCTTTTAATAGGTGCTTTTTCACGTAATTATGGTGGATTGATACTTTTTTTATTATATGTTACTGGGATACTTTTGGTTGTATTAATGTCTCTCTTGTTTAAAAAGTTTTTAATAAAGGATGAAAATTTACCATTTGTAATGGAACTTCCTCCTTATCGTTTACCTACATGGAATGCAATACGACGCCATGTATGGAGTAGGATTTCTCAGTATTTGAGAAAGATGGGTGGAATTATTTTGATTGCTGCGATTGTGATTTGGTTTTTAGAATATTATCCGCAAAATGAAAAAAGGAATCAATATTATGAAAGGAAGATAACTAAACTTGTTTTGCAAGCTGGGAGTGAAGAGCAAATTTCATATATTCGAATGCAACAAAATGAAGAACAAAAACGAAATTCTTTTATTGGTTGCATTGGTTGTTTCATTGAACCCTTAGTTAGACCCTTGGGATTTGATTGGAAAATCGCTACTTGTCTTATTTCTGGAATACCAGCTAAAGAAATTATAATAAGTACTTTAGGAATTCTTTATACTAATGCTAAAAATGGGAATTCTTCATTAAAACAATGTTTGCAAATGGAATTGGATACAAATGGTAATCCAGTATTTTCTCCATCGAAAACATTGAGTTTATTATTTTTTGTTTTGTTATACTTCCCCTGTATTGCAACTATTGCATCTATTAAGAACGAGTCGGGGAAATGGGAATGGGCATTATTTGCTGTGGGCTATACAACTTTATTGGCTTGGATTATTAGCTTCGTAATTTACCGAGTTAGTTCACTGTTTTAA
- the ruvC gene encoding crossover junction endodeoxyribonuclease RuvC, whose amino-acid sequence MREERIILGVDPGTSVMGYGLIRISEGNPFLLKMEVFKLNKSESHYKRLLHIFNKILELIDEFFPNELAIESPFLGQNVQSMLKLGRVQGVVIAAAMSRSISVYEYTPLKIKMAVTGNGRASKEQVAGILRNYLRLSKDRTQLDEYLSLDATDGLATALCHFFQGPCPVSETRYVSWKDFLKRNTKKIRK is encoded by the coding sequence ATGAGAGAAGAGAGGATTATTTTGGGTGTAGATCCGGGTACTTCTGTGATGGGATATGGCTTAATTCGAATATCTGAGGGTAACCCTTTTTTGCTAAAAATGGAAGTTTTTAAATTGAATAAAAGTGAAAGCCACTATAAACGTCTTCTTCATATTTTTAATAAAATTCTTGAATTGATAGATGAGTTTTTTCCTAACGAATTAGCAATCGAATCTCCTTTTTTGGGACAAAATGTACAGAGTATGCTTAAATTGGGACGAGTTCAAGGAGTGGTAATAGCAGCAGCCATGTCTCGTAGTATCTCTGTCTATGAATATACTCCTCTTAAAATAAAAATGGCAGTTACTGGTAATGGACGAGCCTCAAAGGAACAAGTAGCAGGTATATTGCGAAATTATTTAAGACTTTCAAAAGATAGGACTCAGTTAGATGAATATCTCTCTTTGGATGCTACTGATGGTTTAGCTACAGCATTATGTCATTTTTTTCAAGGCCCTTGTCCTGTTTCGGAAACTCGATACGTTAGTTGGAAAGATTTTCTTAAAAGAAATACTAAAAAGATAAGAAAATGA
- the rpoN gene encoding RNA polymerase factor sigma-54 gives MIKQQLSYKQQQKFSPQQIQQTKLLELTTLEVENRINEELEENPVLEEIPEPDEYGLQIERLNKSDTFLGGSLREDNVHSYKFQQNGSLNRWEMVYAEPESFHEYLLNQLKLKELSEEEIKIGQYIIGNMDDNGYIRQSFQTLSDDISFQYGHDVSISEIKKVLESIQGLDPPGIGAGDLQECLLLQLRRKKITPIRCLVIDILEKHFAIFAKKHYDSLCKIYNISKENLKDVIREVALLNPKPGNICESSMESKLAHIIPDFIVEIIDGKLIFTMAKRNMPTLKVNEGYSEILSNNVGNKSLKKREVVAFVKKKINSAQWFIDAIKQRNTTLYNTMLAIIELQQDFFLTGEEQALKPMKLKDVSQLCGYDISTVSRATINKYIQSDWGIYPLRFFFSEAMINEEGEEISTREIKAILKFFIKTEDKKNPFTDDVLANLLKKKGYNIARRTVAKYREQLNIPVSRLRKGVG, from the coding sequence ATGATTAAACAACAACTTTCGTATAAACAGCAACAAAAATTTTCTCCACAACAAATACAACAGACGAAACTGTTGGAACTTACTACTTTAGAGGTAGAAAATAGAATTAATGAAGAGTTGGAAGAAAATCCAGTATTAGAAGAAATTCCAGAACCTGATGAATATGGTTTACAAATAGAGAGATTGAATAAATCAGATACATTTTTGGGAGGTTCTTTAAGAGAAGATAATGTACATAGTTATAAATTTCAACAAAATGGTTCTCTTAATCGGTGGGAGATGGTTTATGCAGAACCCGAATCATTTCATGAATATCTTCTTAATCAGTTAAAACTAAAAGAATTATCTGAAGAAGAAATTAAAATAGGCCAATATATAATTGGCAATATGGATGATAATGGATACATTCGCCAGAGCTTTCAGACCTTATCCGATGATATATCTTTTCAGTATGGGCATGATGTATCTATATCCGAGATTAAGAAAGTTTTGGAATCTATTCAAGGATTAGATCCACCAGGTATAGGTGCGGGGGATTTGCAGGAGTGTTTGCTTTTGCAGTTGCGTAGAAAAAAGATAACACCAATACGTTGTCTAGTAATAGATATTTTGGAAAAACATTTTGCAATTTTTGCGAAAAAGCATTACGATAGTCTTTGTAAGATATACAATATATCCAAGGAGAATTTAAAAGATGTGATTAGAGAAGTTGCTCTTTTAAATCCTAAACCCGGGAATATTTGTGAAAGCAGCATGGAATCTAAATTGGCACATATTATACCTGATTTTATTGTAGAAATAATAGATGGAAAATTAATTTTCACAATGGCAAAAAGAAATATGCCTACTTTGAAAGTAAATGAAGGATATAGTGAGATATTATCGAATAATGTTGGCAACAAAAGTTTAAAAAAGAGAGAAGTGGTTGCTTTTGTCAAAAAAAAAATAAATTCAGCTCAATGGTTCATAGATGCAATCAAACAGCGTAATACTACTTTGTATAATACAATGCTTGCTATTATTGAATTGCAGCAAGATTTTTTTTTGACTGGAGAAGAGCAGGCGTTGAAACCAATGAAATTAAAGGATGTTTCCCAACTGTGTGGTTATGATATTTCTACTGTTTCAAGAGCAACTATTAACAAATATATTCAGAGTGATTGGGGTATTTATCCATTACGATTTTTCTTTTCTGAAGCTATGATAAATGAGGAGGGAGAGGAAATATCTACTCGTGAAATTAAAGCTATCTTGAAATTTTTTATAAAAACTGAGGATAAAAAAAATCCATTTACTGATGATGTTTTGGCGAATTTGTTGAAAAAGAAAGGTTATAATATTGCCCGTCGAACGGTGGCCAAGTACCGTGAACAGTTAAATATTCCAGTTTCACGGCTCCGTAAGGGAGTTGGATAG
- a CDS encoding RecQ family ATP-dependent DNA helicase, producing the protein MKQYWGYDFFRPLQEEIITSIYKKNDTLGLMPTAGGKSLTFQVPTLNAEGICIVVTPLISLMKDQVDTLRQKGIKAAMIHSGMNQQEIMVILENCTFSNYKFLYVSPERVNTKLFLAKLQNINIYMIAIDESHCISQWGYDFRPSYLQIVKLRDLFPDIPVLALTATATPEVIDDIQEKLHFKKKNVFRGNLERKNITYVVRRTEDKFFEIVKILKKISGSGIVYVRSRKKTKEITIELQRQGIVADFFHSGLTTEEKIRKQNNWKSGQCQVIVCTNAFGMGIDKPDVKIVIHFELPSSLEEYFQETGRAGRDGRKSYAVALFSNKDESLLKKRVKDEFPEKEFIKDVYEKLAYFYEIGIGMGINTKHNFVIEQFCSAYHYNITHVDNALKILAMSKYIEYTKETDKQSKLIFKIDRNELYNIEKSNSTLDNIIRVLLRSYTGLFTNYAYINEKLLSQRANITLHELYESLTLLSLQNVVHYVPIKKVPTIYFLQDREESKYLKIPSYAYEERLDRLKKKIDDIITYSTSTNICRSKFLLNFFGEKEATNCGQCDVCLSRKQ; encoded by the coding sequence TTGAAACAGTATTGGGGATACGATTTTTTCCGTCCCCTACAAGAAGAAATTATTACATCCATCTATAAGAAGAATGATACACTTGGTTTGATGCCAACCGCTGGAGGAAAATCATTAACTTTTCAAGTGCCAACCTTAAATGCAGAAGGAATTTGTATCGTTGTTACTCCTCTTATTTCTTTAATGAAAGATCAAGTAGATACTTTGAGACAAAAAGGCATTAAAGCCGCAATGATTCATTCAGGAATGAACCAACAAGAAATAATGGTTATTCTCGAAAACTGCACCTTCAGTAATTATAAGTTTCTCTACGTTTCTCCTGAACGTGTGAATACGAAATTATTTCTAGCCAAATTGCAAAATATAAATATCTATATGATTGCAATAGATGAATCTCATTGTATTTCGCAATGGGGATACGACTTTCGACCCTCATATTTACAAATTGTGAAATTACGGGATTTATTTCCAGATATTCCTGTTTTGGCTTTAACAGCTACAGCTACTCCTGAAGTAATTGATGACATCCAAGAAAAATTACATTTTAAGAAAAAAAATGTCTTTCGTGGCAATCTTGAAAGAAAAAACATCACTTATGTAGTTCGCCGAACAGAAGACAAATTTTTTGAAATTGTCAAAATTCTCAAAAAAATTTCTGGAAGTGGAATTGTCTACGTACGAAGTCGTAAAAAAACTAAAGAAATTACAATAGAATTACAACGACAAGGTATTGTAGCCGATTTTTTTCATTCAGGACTAACTACTGAAGAAAAAATAAGAAAACAAAATAATTGGAAATCTGGACAATGCCAAGTGATCGTTTGTACAAACGCCTTCGGCATGGGTATAGACAAACCGGACGTAAAAATAGTGATTCATTTTGAACTACCTTCTTCTTTGGAAGAATATTTTCAAGAAACTGGAAGGGCAGGTAGAGATGGGAGAAAATCCTATGCAGTGGCCTTATTTTCTAATAAAGATGAATCTTTATTGAAAAAACGAGTTAAAGATGAATTTCCAGAAAAAGAATTTATAAAAGACGTATATGAAAAGCTAGCCTATTTTTACGAAATAGGAATAGGTATGGGTATCAATACAAAGCACAACTTTGTTATAGAACAGTTTTGTAGTGCCTATCATTACAACATAACTCATGTAGATAACGCACTGAAAATTTTAGCCATGTCAAAATATATAGAATACACAAAGGAAACTGACAAACAGTCCAAATTAATCTTTAAAATTGATAGAAACGAATTATATAATATAGAAAAATCAAATAGCACATTAGATAATATAATACGGGTTCTACTTCGTTCCTATACCGGACTTTTTACAAATTATGCCTATATCAATGAAAAATTACTCTCTCAAAGGGCAAATATAACACTTCACGAATTGTATGAAAGTTTAACATTACTTTCTTTACAGAATGTTGTTCATTATGTGCCAATAAAAAAAGTACCAACAATTTATTTTTTACAAGATAGAGAGGAATCAAAATATTTGAAAATTCCTTCATATGCCTATGAAGAACGTTTGGATCGTTTGAAAAAAAAAATAGATGATATAATCACTTATAGTACATCCACAAACATTTGTCGAAGCAAATTCTTGCTCAATTTTTTTGGAGAAAAAGAAGCCACTAATTGCGGGCAGTGTGATGTATGTCTATCCAGAAAACAATAA
- the metA gene encoding homoserine O-acetyltransferase MetA produces the protein MPLNLPRHLPAIEILKRESIFVMDDLRASAQDIRPLKIVLLNLMPVKIATETDFVRLLSDSPLQVNVVFVKMKEHQSKNTSLEHLMAFYKNFEDICEENYDGMIITGAPLELMNFEEVTYWEELQKIFDWASKHVTSTLYICWAAQAGLYHFYGIPKYSLAKKMFGVFQHTTNGSNVPLFRGFDSEFYVPHSRYTEIRKEDILKVPRLKLLVESKESGVHIVSARCGREIFMTGHAEYAPNTLHNEYQRDLDKGIQTEIPKNYYKDNDSTKDVLVSWVAHANLLFKNWLNYYVYQATPYDPKEIEFLEDLNVKE, from the coding sequence ATGCCTTTAAATCTCCCTCGCCATTTGCCAGCAATAGAGATTCTTAAACGAGAAAGTATTTTTGTAATGGACGACTTAAGAGCATCTGCACAAGACATTCGTCCATTAAAAATTGTGCTTTTGAATCTAATGCCCGTTAAAATTGCAACAGAGACTGATTTTGTCCGTCTACTTTCCGATAGTCCATTACAGGTAAATGTTGTTTTTGTTAAGATGAAGGAGCATCAAAGCAAAAATACTTCTTTAGAACATTTAATGGCTTTCTATAAAAATTTTGAAGATATCTGTGAAGAAAATTACGACGGTATGATTATTACTGGTGCTCCACTTGAATTGATGAACTTCGAAGAGGTTACTTATTGGGAAGAGTTGCAGAAAATATTTGACTGGGCGTCTAAACATGTTACATCTACATTGTATATTTGTTGGGCAGCACAAGCTGGACTGTATCATTTTTATGGGATTCCCAAATATTCATTAGCTAAAAAAATGTTTGGTGTATTTCAACATACGACTAATGGAAGTAATGTTCCGCTTTTTCGTGGGTTCGATTCTGAATTTTATGTTCCACATAGTCGCTATACAGAGATACGTAAAGAAGATATACTTAAAGTTCCTAGACTGAAATTGCTTGTAGAATCCAAAGAATCAGGTGTACATATTGTTTCAGCTCGTTGTGGTCGTGAAATATTTATGACAGGTCATGCAGAGTATGCCCCAAATACATTGCACAACGAATATCAGCGGGATTTAGATAAAGGTATTCAAACTGAAATACCCAAAAATTACTACAAAGATAATGATTCTACCAAGGATGTTTTGGTTAGTTGGGTAGCACATGCTAATCTTCTATTTAAGAACTGGTTGAATTACTATGTGTATCAAGCAACTCCCTATGATCCAAAGGAAATAGAATTTTTAGAGGATTTGAATGTGAAAGAATGA